The proteins below are encoded in one region of Colletotrichum lupini chromosome 5, complete sequence:
- a CDS encoding catechol O-methyltransferase: MAHPHHNIKDFQSFCKARAVALHKHVSALPEDKFKENPWELVRLIEDFANTEKLPMIFRETKMNLARVALADMSPKLKVMVEFGSFVGNSTIAWGAMLREFYPGDNSGIRVYSFELDPELAEIARDVVKLAGMSDIVTVLDGPGAESLETLVKNGDLKTESVDAVFFDHWEDIYLPDLKLCEELGVLHKGSVVLADNTDIPGAPKYLEYVRGNMEELAGTIRYQSKTHLVPNSSTSHGPRALEVTIVV, encoded by the exons ATGGCCCATCCTCATCATAACATCAAAGAC TTCCAATCGTTTTGCAAAGCTCGCGCTGTTGCTTTGCACAAACATGTATCCGCTTTACCGGAGGATAAATTCAAAGAGAACCCTTGGGAACTTGTGCGACTTATAGAGGACTTTGCCAACACCGAAAAGCTCCCCATGATATTCCGTGAAACCAAGATGAACCTGGCCCGAGTCGCTCTCGCAGATATGAGCCCAAAGCTAAAGGTGATGGTCGAGTTTGGAAGCTTTGTTGGCAATTCGACGATAGCATGGGGCGCCATGCTGAGAGAGTTTTATCCAGGCGACAATAGTGGCATTCGCGTTTACAGTTTCGAGCTCGACCCCGAACTAGCAGAGATTGCACGAGATGTTGTGAAACTAGCTGGTATGAGCGACATTGTCACTGTCCTTGACGGACCAGGCGCAGAGTCCTTGGAGACTCTTGTGAAGAACGGAGATCTTAAGACCGAAAGTGTTGATGCAGTCTTCTTCGACCACTGGGAAGACATCTACCTTCCAGATTTGAAGCTCTGTGAGGAACTTGGAGTTCTTCACAAGGGATCAGTTGTATTGGCAGACAATACTGACATTCCCGGTGCGCCTAAGTACCTCGAGTATGTGAGAGGCAACATGGAGGAACTCGCTGGAACTATACGATATCAAAGCAAGACTCATCTCGTCCCGAACTCGAGTACCTCACACGGGCCA CGAGCCCTGGAGGTAACCATCGTCGTTTGA
- a CDS encoding ammonium transporter, with product MSAGLYAIPYNGTEGEADAGYSAGVADLNVFYESGDLAWIMVCSALVLLMIPGVGFFYSGLARRKSALSLILISMICVGVVGFQWFFWGYTLTFSHTGSVFLGDMSNFGLKEVVAQPSVGSTKIPDILFCLYQGMFAAITPALALGAIADRGRILPAMVFAFIWATIVYDPIAYWTWNGNGWLFILGSYDFAGGTPVHISSGAAALAYSLMLGKRTGYNSVHGLPYRPHNVTHVVLGTVFLWVGWFGFNGGSALASNIRAVMACFNTNLAAGVGGVTWMLLDYRLEKKWSTIAFCSGAIAGLVAITPGAGFVTPWAAVIFGIVGGIACNFGTKLKFVLGIDDGLDVFAVHGIGGICGNILTGIFAASYIAALDGAYTGESAIAGGWIEHHYVQLGYQLAGSVAGFAWSFTLTCLILFLMNLVPGLSLRVSVDDEDLGLDDCQLGEFAYDYVEVTRHVSDIAPSSSHDGAPGSSAHSSLPEKTV from the exons ATGTCTGCCGGTCTCTACGCCATCCCCTACAATGGCACCGAGGGCGAGGCCGACGCCGGCTACTCTGCCGGTGTTGCTGACCTCAACGTCTTCTATGAG TCTGGCGACCTGGCCTGGATCATGGTCTGCTCGGCGCTCGTGCTGCTCATGATTCCCGGTGTCGGTTTCTTCTACTCGGGTCTTGCCCGTCGAAAGTCCGCATTGTCTTTGATATTGATCTCGATGATCTGCGTGGGCGTGGTTGGATTCCAATGGTTCTTCTGGGGTTATACTTTGACCTTCTCTCACACCGGCTCCGTCTTCCTCGGCGACATGTCAAACTTTGGTCTCAAGGAGGTTGTCGCTCAACCCTCTGTCGGCTCCACCAAGATTCCTGATATTCTCTTTTGTCTCTACCAGGGCATGTTCGCCGCCATTAC TCCCGCCCTCGCTCTCGGCGCTATTGCTGACCGCGGCCGCATCCTCCCCGCCATGGTCTTTGCCTTTATCTGGGCCACCATTGTCTATGACCCCATCGCCTACTGGACCTGGAACGGCAATGGCTGGCTGTTCATCCTCGGCTCCTACGACTTTGCTGGTGGTACGCCCGTTCACATCTCCTCTGGCGCGGCCGCCCTTGCCTACTCATTGATGCTGGGCAAGCGCACCGGTTACAACAGCGTCCACGGCCTCCCATACCGCCCTCACAACGTCACCCACGTCGTTCTCGGAACCGTCTTCCTTTGGGTCGGTTGGTTCGGTTTCAACGGCGGTTCCGCTCTCGCCTCCAACATCCGTGCTGTTATGGCTTGCTTCAACACCAACCTTGCTGCCGGTGTCGGTGGTGTCACCTGGATGCTCCTTGACTACCGTCTGGAGAAGAAGTGGTCCACCATTGCCTTCTGCTCTGGCGCCATCGCCGGCCTGGTTGCCATCACCCCCGGTGCTGGTTTCGTTACACCCTGGGCTGCCGTCATCTTCGGCATTGTCGGTGGCATCGCCTGCAACTTTGGCACTAAGCTCAAGTTCGTGCTTGGCATTGACGACGGTCTTGATGTCTTCGCCGTCCACGGAATCGGTGGTATCTGCGGTAACATACTGACCGGTATCTTCGCTGC CTCCTACATCGCCGCCCTCGATGGCGCCTACACCGGCGAGAGCGCGATTGCCGGCGGTTGGATCGAGCACCACTACGTCCAGCTCGGCTACCAGCTGGCCGGCTCCGTCGCCGGTTTCGCCTGGTCCTTCACCTTGACCTGCCTCATCCTCTTCCTCATGAACCTCGTTCCTGGCCTCAGCCTGCGTGTCAGcgtcgacgacgaggacCTTGGCCTCGACGACTGCCAGCTCGGCGAGTTTGCCTACGACTACGTCGAGGTCACCCGCCATGTTTCCGACATTGC